A stretch of Microbacterium caowuchunii DNA encodes these proteins:
- a CDS encoding MarR family winged helix-turn-helix transcriptional regulator: MPDPTDPNSGYWYSDADDDRRRRAIALLQAFRMYRAAEVAMRRRTRESMSMGENDLLVLRYLLKARQKDQLVSPGELARYLGVSTASMTAIIDRLEKSGHVRRERHATDRRSIYVIPTVDTDEEVRKTLGDMHERMLAAVIDMSPDEATIVMDTLARLQNAVDQVDAHVTPRR; this comes from the coding sequence ATGCCCGACCCGACCGATCCGAACAGCGGCTATTGGTATTCGGACGCCGACGACGACCGTCGCCGTCGCGCCATCGCCCTGCTGCAGGCCTTCCGGATGTACCGCGCGGCGGAGGTGGCGATGCGTCGCCGCACGCGCGAGTCGATGTCCATGGGGGAGAACGACCTGCTCGTGCTCCGCTATCTACTCAAGGCCAGGCAGAAGGACCAGCTGGTCTCCCCGGGAGAGCTCGCTCGGTATCTCGGGGTGTCGACGGCGTCGATGACGGCGATCATCGATCGGCTCGAGAAGTCCGGTCACGTGCGCCGCGAGCGGCACGCGACCGATCGGCGCAGTATCTACGTGATCCCCACGGTCGACACGGACGAAGAGGTGCGCAAGACCCTCGGGGACATGCACGAACGGATGCTGGCCGCGGTGATCGACATGTCGCCGGACGAGGCGACCATCGTCATGGACACGCTCGCTCGCCTGCAGAACGCCGTCGACCAGGTCGACGCGCACGTCACCCCCCGGCGCTGA
- a CDS encoding Ig-like domain-containing protein, translating to MAAATDAPRMSRRGWMLGGAVAAVIAVVVTLAVVWPGFDAQQTPPDDGSIWALQSGEGRRYARVNTTVGEIDTVKQVENPSSIVQDAEHLLVFAEGGTRFADVDMATPQDLDADAEDMFQNTPAGTVAVVAEGALVAYLTDRGAVYAAPLGAQDRTTAIDPYADEDGEDRPTFVATAIAVGLDGVVHAYSAAEGRVIRADGTTGRVLGSDTIEDAPAESVQLTASGDGWALLATDSGDLWVRGRTAPIPTGTTGGVLQRSTSTGETVYIADATGLVAVPRDGSAPDRTEDAARGVPAAPAELDGVVYGAWLPEGGASGTLWSSADGARSLDYRGAQLGDEVAPAFLSNGSRMILNETRSGWVWTLPDGALVASSQQWDAEDEQPTVQQDEVEAERVIDPKPPIAVDDAFGVRAGRSVVLPVMLNDHDPNEDVLSIVAASVEGLDPSFGSIAPSNQQQELVVRVAPDAAGTATFRYRVTDGTTADGLTSEPATVTLRVVPEEENSAPVWCGTDGCLSSWPDPQVVPGGTVSANVLEGWVDPDGDPIYVSQAVNQSGIGSLVLDPQGTVTFQHPNPNATEAQTIPIAIGVSDSRGLTADKPLEITVTPSPQLTAQSFAVVGTAGAPTTVDVRPHITGVTGGLSIRSANALDDSGADIAVNSVAGTFQFTGATPGSYIVQYVVADEAAEATGIVRVTLVDPAQTQISTPPLTAFVRPGEDATIDIVSAVSNPAALVLLASDVRTTPDAEATLAVDLVGQSMLRVAGATDDGQPGTLGVVAYTISDGTGNAYTTTTGEVTVVLLPPADAEPPIAVDDAVTVRAGTQIDIPVLLNDTAPTGAQFAIDASTISNDSGEGLAFATGRLLRYLAPEQPGTYTVGYTIYRMGFPDMTDTARVTITVLPDENNAAPVPHMLVGRVLSGAAVSIPFDRFAVDPDGDAVTLDRIAAQPERGSATVSAEGDAIIYTSSAGDSGQVTFTYQVRDSLGATGTGEVRVGVLDAESDPSPVTYSDYLQAQAREDGEVVVRPADNDIDPSGSELEVIDVRPNAEVGSAEYRAMDAMIAGLDDSVVSLESGTQLGTYSFAYTVRNANGDTAIGLIVLKVVRDPVPDYPVVRDTSLTIETREDFPDGIDVLSGKVSWTAGDASGLSLSLWGDNPGIEVDGWRISGRIPDETLLIPFEVSGTSFDGSEVTSYGFLRVPGTNDLQLTLRASAATVQVDERGTVDIDLDRAVALPPRSDIEIDGSRIAVGGARAQARCELQSATVVRYSAGAGAPWTDTCTVPVRLVGQESFTFLTVHVEVVAENPQPELRPASLTVSPGASSTYDLTDMTTWAGTEDWAALSYGLGYTGDQFTVTQQGTQVTVTAKDAARPGRQEPVTVTLPSHRDVRPSTLALTVGPAPSTLPKGATLTQQCSQASGTSCTISVIGGGGEVNPLPGTPLKVVAVGTGAGGSCAGVSFSVAGPTALQAAWAADAEGTRCTVGFTVEDAQGRQSSGDRNGQVTLDLQGYPKGPNSVMQTAHGDRSITLRVDPGAAASAYPALQGFRIFDGGQQVTTCTAAGACQPFQVAVNGDQRTYEARAYNSVGDSRSGVSVRAWGYRAPSVGAVTAEPIYDARRTSADTGVVRIRIQNTDDEVRSYSVTGTSSPVPRGRGEYTEVDVQLPVGPATIQVTPTSANSAPDGSGSVGSSGSASVTVAGLPHTGGVSVVAESATALTVSAAPIDANGSTRPTETIYVAVRAGGDFSCSVGSDGTGLRVSGSREVVSDSPVIGGLRENEKYTVGACVGNGFGAAKTGTADGWAWAQPEAPTGGTYTIRRTTPSGTVAYVVDDVRVPSRSGFETIIDGGSPAIGAERSMTAKYCVRNSNQERCSPPGAILPADAAKSTQVTLFEPAVSVCRVGATLKATLGQNPGGLGTVSIDPGSVTYYGDTSLGFPVRIPPAEGAPLTVPNGTVRVTAKVLFSWTSPQAAYQQESFSVDFRRCTGTVDPNPPEPEPEPEPEPEPTDPPTEGTNP from the coding sequence GTGGCCGCCGCAACGGACGCCCCCCGCATGTCCCGGCGCGGGTGGATGCTCGGGGGCGCCGTCGCTGCGGTGATCGCCGTCGTCGTGACCCTCGCCGTGGTGTGGCCGGGCTTCGACGCGCAGCAGACCCCTCCCGACGACGGCAGCATCTGGGCCCTGCAATCCGGCGAGGGGCGCCGCTACGCGCGCGTGAACACGACCGTGGGCGAGATCGACACCGTCAAGCAGGTCGAGAACCCGAGCAGCATCGTGCAGGACGCCGAGCACCTGCTCGTCTTCGCGGAGGGCGGCACGCGGTTCGCGGACGTGGACATGGCGACGCCGCAGGATCTGGATGCGGACGCCGAGGACATGTTCCAGAACACCCCGGCCGGCACCGTCGCCGTCGTCGCCGAGGGCGCCCTCGTGGCCTACCTCACCGATCGCGGCGCCGTGTACGCCGCGCCTCTCGGGGCGCAGGACCGGACCACCGCGATCGATCCCTACGCCGACGAGGACGGCGAGGATCGTCCGACCTTCGTGGCGACCGCCATCGCGGTGGGCCTCGACGGGGTCGTCCACGCCTACTCCGCGGCGGAGGGACGGGTGATCCGCGCGGACGGGACGACGGGGCGGGTGCTCGGCTCGGACACGATCGAGGACGCGCCCGCCGAGAGCGTCCAGCTCACCGCGTCCGGGGACGGCTGGGCGCTGCTGGCCACCGACTCCGGGGATCTCTGGGTGCGTGGACGCACCGCCCCCATCCCCACCGGCACGACCGGCGGCGTCCTCCAGCGATCGACGTCGACCGGCGAGACCGTCTACATCGCCGACGCCACCGGGCTCGTCGCCGTGCCCCGGGACGGATCCGCGCCCGACCGCACCGAGGATGCGGCGCGGGGCGTTCCGGCCGCGCCCGCCGAGCTCGACGGCGTCGTCTACGGCGCCTGGCTCCCCGAGGGCGGGGCGTCCGGCACCCTGTGGAGCAGCGCGGACGGGGCGCGGAGCCTCGACTACCGGGGTGCGCAGCTCGGCGACGAGGTCGCCCCGGCGTTCCTGTCCAACGGTTCGCGCATGATCCTCAACGAGACCCGATCGGGCTGGGTCTGGACGCTGCCGGACGGCGCGCTGGTCGCGTCGTCGCAGCAGTGGGATGCGGAGGACGAACAGCCCACCGTCCAGCAGGACGAGGTCGAGGCGGAGCGCGTGATCGACCCGAAGCCGCCGATCGCGGTGGACGACGCCTTCGGTGTCCGCGCCGGACGCAGCGTCGTCCTTCCCGTGATGCTGAACGATCACGACCCCAACGAGGACGTCCTGAGCATCGTCGCGGCCTCCGTCGAGGGCCTCGACCCGTCCTTCGGCTCGATCGCGCCCTCGAACCAGCAGCAGGAGCTCGTCGTCCGGGTCGCGCCGGACGCAGCCGGCACGGCGACGTTCCGCTATCGGGTGACCGACGGCACGACGGCCGACGGACTGACGTCGGAGCCGGCCACGGTGACGCTGCGCGTGGTTCCGGAGGAGGAGAACTCCGCCCCCGTGTGGTGCGGCACGGACGGATGCCTGTCGAGCTGGCCGGATCCGCAGGTCGTACCCGGGGGCACCGTGTCCGCCAACGTGCTGGAGGGGTGGGTCGATCCGGACGGCGACCCGATCTACGTGTCACAGGCGGTGAACCAGTCCGGCATCGGCTCCCTCGTGCTGGACCCGCAGGGCACCGTGACGTTCCAGCATCCGAACCCGAACGCGACCGAGGCGCAGACGATCCCGATCGCGATCGGCGTCTCGGACTCGCGCGGACTCACCGCCGACAAGCCGCTCGAGATCACGGTCACCCCGAGCCCCCAGCTGACCGCCCAGTCCTTCGCGGTCGTGGGCACCGCCGGCGCCCCCACCACCGTCGACGTGCGCCCGCACATCACCGGCGTCACGGGCGGTCTCTCCATCCGCTCCGCGAACGCGCTCGACGACTCCGGTGCCGACATCGCCGTCAACAGCGTGGCCGGCACCTTCCAGTTCACCGGCGCCACACCCGGCTCGTACATCGTGCAGTACGTGGTGGCCGACGAGGCGGCGGAGGCGACCGGAATCGTCCGCGTGACCCTCGTGGACCCGGCACAGACGCAGATCTCCACACCGCCGCTCACTGCCTTCGTCCGCCCCGGCGAGGACGCCACGATCGACATCGTCTCCGCGGTGTCCAATCCCGCCGCCCTGGTGCTGCTGGCCAGCGACGTGCGGACGACCCCGGATGCCGAGGCGACCCTCGCCGTCGACCTGGTCGGTCAGAGCATGCTGCGCGTCGCGGGCGCGACCGACGACGGACAGCCCGGCACACTCGGCGTGGTCGCCTACACGATCTCCGACGGCACCGGGAACGCCTACACCACCACGACCGGCGAGGTCACGGTCGTGCTGCTCCCCCCGGCCGATGCGGAACCGCCCATCGCGGTCGACGACGCCGTCACGGTGCGGGCGGGGACGCAGATCGACATCCCGGTGCTCCTCAACGACACCGCACCCACGGGCGCGCAGTTCGCGATCGACGCCTCCACGATCTCGAACGACTCCGGCGAGGGCCTCGCCTTCGCGACGGGCCGGCTGCTGCGCTACCTGGCCCCCGAGCAACCGGGGACCTACACGGTCGGCTACACGATCTACCGCATGGGTTTCCCGGACATGACCGACACCGCCCGGGTCACCATCACCGTGCTCCCCGATGAGAACAACGCCGCGCCGGTGCCGCACATGCTCGTCGGCCGTGTCCTCAGCGGCGCGGCGGTATCCATCCCGTTCGACCGGTTCGCCGTGGACCCGGACGGCGACGCGGTCACCCTGGACCGCATCGCGGCCCAGCCGGAGCGCGGATCGGCGACCGTCTCCGCCGAGGGCGACGCGATCATCTACACGAGCTCGGCGGGTGACAGCGGGCAGGTGACCTTCACGTACCAGGTGCGCGACTCGCTGGGGGCGACCGGCACCGGCGAGGTCCGCGTGGGCGTGCTCGACGCCGAGTCCGATCCGAGTCCGGTCACCTACAGCGACTACCTGCAGGCGCAGGCACGCGAGGACGGCGAGGTCGTCGTCCGTCCCGCCGACAACGACATCGACCCCTCCGGCAGCGAGCTCGAGGTGATCGACGTGCGCCCCAACGCGGAGGTCGGCTCGGCCGAGTACCGCGCGATGGACGCCATGATCGCGGGCCTCGACGACAGCGTCGTGTCGCTGGAGTCCGGCACGCAGCTGGGCACCTACTCGTTCGCCTACACGGTGCGCAACGCCAACGGGGACACGGCCATCGGGCTCATCGTGCTCAAGGTCGTGCGCGATCCCGTTCCGGACTACCCCGTGGTGCGGGACACGTCGCTGACCATCGAGACCCGGGAGGACTTCCCCGACGGGATCGATGTGCTCAGCGGCAAGGTCTCCTGGACCGCGGGCGACGCCTCGGGGCTCAGTCTGTCGCTGTGGGGGGACAACCCCGGGATCGAGGTGGACGGATGGCGCATCTCCGGACGCATCCCGGACGAGACCCTGCTGATCCCGTTCGAGGTGTCGGGAACGTCCTTCGACGGCAGCGAGGTCACCTCCTACGGCTTCCTGCGGGTGCCGGGCACCAACGACCTCCAGCTGACCCTGCGCGCTTCCGCCGCCACCGTCCAGGTCGATGAACGGGGCACGGTGGACATCGATCTCGATCGCGCCGTCGCCCTCCCCCCGCGCAGCGACATCGAGATCGACGGTTCCCGCATCGCGGTCGGCGGAGCCCGGGCCCAGGCCCGCTGCGAGCTGCAGTCCGCGACGGTCGTCCGGTACAGCGCCGGCGCGGGTGCGCCGTGGACCGACACCTGCACGGTGCCGGTGCGCCTGGTCGGGCAGGAGTCCTTCACGTTCCTCACGGTGCACGTCGAGGTCGTCGCGGAGAACCCGCAGCCGGAGCTGCGTCCCGCATCCCTCACGGTGAGCCCGGGGGCCTCCTCGACCTACGACCTCACGGACATGACCACCTGGGCGGGAACCGAGGACTGGGCGGCGCTCAGCTATGGCCTCGGCTACACCGGTGACCAGTTCACGGTGACCCAGCAGGGCACGCAGGTCACCGTCACGGCGAAGGACGCTGCTCGCCCTGGCCGCCAGGAGCCGGTCACCGTCACCCTGCCGAGCCACCGCGACGTCCGCCCGTCCACGCTGGCGCTGACGGTCGGTCCCGCCCCCTCCACACTGCCCAAGGGCGCGACCCTGACCCAGCAGTGCTCCCAGGCCTCGGGCACGAGCTGCACCATCTCCGTCATCGGCGGGGGCGGGGAGGTCAACCCGCTGCCCGGGACGCCGCTGAAGGTCGTGGCGGTCGGGACCGGGGCCGGCGGGAGCTGCGCCGGGGTGTCCTTCTCCGTCGCCGGTCCCACCGCGCTGCAGGCGGCGTGGGCGGCGGATGCGGAAGGCACCCGGTGCACCGTCGGGTTCACCGTCGAGGACGCGCAGGGCCGGCAGTCCAGCGGAGACCGCAACGGTCAGGTCACGCTCGATCTGCAGGGATACCCCAAGGGCCCCAACAGCGTGATGCAGACGGCCCACGGCGACCGCTCCATCACCCTGCGGGTCGACCCGGGCGCCGCCGCGAGCGCGTATCCCGCGCTGCAGGGGTTCCGCATCTTCGACGGCGGGCAGCAGGTCACCACGTGCACCGCGGCCGGCGCCTGCCAGCCCTTCCAGGTCGCGGTCAACGGCGACCAGCGCACCTACGAGGCCCGTGCCTACAACAGCGTCGGCGATTCCCGCTCCGGGGTGAGCGTGCGCGCCTGGGGGTACCGCGCGCCCTCCGTCGGCGCAGTCACGGCGGAGCCGATCTACGACGCGCGCCGCACGAGCGCCGACACCGGCGTCGTCCGCATCCGCATCCAGAACACCGACGACGAGGTGCGCAGCTACAGCGTGACCGGCACCTCCTCGCCCGTACCCCGCGGCCGAGGCGAGTACACCGAAGTGGACGTGCAGCTGCCGGTGGGCCCCGCCACGATCCAGGTCACCCCGACCAGCGCGAACTCCGCGCCCGACGGCAGCGGGTCGGTCGGTTCCTCCGGTTCGGCGAGCGTCACGGTGGCGGGGCTCCCGCATACCGGGGGCGTCTCGGTCGTGGCTGAGTCGGCGACGGCCCTGACCGTCTCGGCCGCACCCATCGACGCGAACGGCAGCACACGCCCCACCGAGACGATCTACGTGGCCGTCCGCGCCGGTGGCGACTTCTCCTGCTCGGTCGGCTCCGACGGAACGGGGCTCCGGGTGTCCGGGTCGCGCGAGGTCGTGTCCGACTCCCCCGTCATCGGCGGACTGCGCGAGAACGAGAAGTACACGGTGGGGGCGTGCGTGGGCAACGGCTTCGGCGCCGCCAAGACCGGCACGGCCGACGGCTGGGCCTGGGCGCAGCCGGAGGCGCCCACCGGTGGCACGTACACGATCCGTCGCACCACGCCCTCGGGCACCGTCGCGTACGTGGTCGACGACGTGCGGGTGCCCAGCAGGTCCGGATTCGAGACCATCATCGACGGCGGCTCCCCCGCGATCGGCGCCGAACGGTCCATGACGGCGAAGTACTGCGTCCGCAATTCCAACCAGGAGCGCTGCAGCCCTCCCGGGGCGATCCTCCCGGCCGACGCCGCCAAATCCACCCAGGTCACGCTGTTCGAGCCGGCCGTCTCGGTCTGCCGTGTCGGCGCTACGCTCAAGGCGACCCTGGGACAGAACCCCGGCGGGCTCGGGACCGTCTCGATCGACCCCGGCTCGGTCACCTATTACGGCGACACGTCGCTGGGGTTCCCGGTCCGCATCCCGCCCGCGGAGGGCGCCCCGCTGACGGTTCCGAACGGCACGGTCCGGGTGACCGCGAAGGTGCTGTTCAGCTGGACGAGCCCGCAGGCCGCCTACCAGCAGGAGTCCTTCAGCGTCGACTTCCGCCGCTGCACCGGCACCGTGGACCCCAACCCGCCCGAGCCCGAGCCCGAGCCCGAGCCGGAGCCCGAGCCCACCGATCCCCCGACCGAAGGAACCAACCCATGA
- a CDS encoding serine/threonine-protein kinase codes for MAQRLPAAPPVLPGFTYVRPLGTGGFADVFLFEQDMPRRPVAVKVLLEDLVDEGLLRMFNAEADVMARLSSHPSILTIHQASISSDGRPYLVMEYCPNSLSSRYRREVIPVAEVLQAGIKIASALETAHRSGLLHRDIKPSNLLITAFGSPVLSDFGIATALGGRGEEEVFAMSVPWSAPEVVDERVAGSVPAEVWSLGATVYSLLSGRSPFERPGSGQNSRDQLKSRIRRAAYTPIGREDVPASLEAVLSRSMQRDPAARQASAAQFAYELQLVQHELGLPHTPMEVAVDEWASAGAPVDFSDDRARGPVRPSVHYESRRPVRARAAAHRPDEGTVLAGAEPARRGLSAGMVAAIAIGAALAIAAAVAVTLLVVGG; via the coding sequence GTGGCGCAGAGACTCCCCGCAGCACCCCCGGTGCTGCCCGGCTTCACCTACGTCCGTCCGCTCGGCACCGGCGGGTTCGCCGACGTCTTCCTCTTCGAACAGGACATGCCGCGCCGGCCGGTCGCCGTGAAGGTGCTGCTCGAGGACCTCGTCGACGAGGGCCTGCTGCGCATGTTCAACGCGGAGGCCGACGTCATGGCGCGGTTGAGCTCCCACCCCTCCATCCTCACCATCCATCAGGCGAGCATCTCCTCCGACGGGCGCCCGTACCTGGTGATGGAGTACTGCCCCAATTCCCTGAGCTCCCGCTACCGGCGCGAGGTGATCCCGGTCGCCGAGGTCCTCCAGGCCGGTATCAAGATCGCCTCCGCGCTCGAGACCGCCCACCGGTCCGGCCTCCTGCACCGGGACATCAAACCTTCCAACCTGCTCATCACCGCCTTCGGCTCCCCCGTCCTGTCCGACTTCGGCATCGCCACGGCGCTCGGCGGACGGGGCGAGGAGGAGGTCTTCGCGATGTCGGTGCCGTGGAGCGCGCCGGAGGTCGTGGACGAGCGCGTCGCCGGTTCCGTCCCGGCGGAGGTGTGGAGCCTCGGCGCCACCGTGTACTCCCTGCTCTCCGGTCGCAGCCCGTTCGAACGACCCGGGTCGGGGCAGAACTCCCGGGACCAGCTGAAGTCCCGCATCCGCCGGGCGGCGTACACGCCGATCGGCCGCGAGGACGTGCCGGCGAGCCTGGAGGCCGTGCTGAGCCGCTCCATGCAGCGCGACCCGGCCGCGCGCCAGGCATCGGCGGCCCAGTTCGCCTACGAGCTGCAGCTGGTCCAGCACGAGCTCGGACTCCCGCACACCCCCATGGAGGTGGCCGTCGACGAGTGGGCGTCCGCGGGCGCGCCCGTCGATTTCTCCGACGACCGCGCCCGGGGCCCGGTGCGCCCTTCCGTGCACTACGAATCCCGTCGTCCGGTGCGCGCACGCGCCGCAGCCCACCGTCCGGACGAGGGCACCGTGCTCGCCGGGGCGGAACCTGCCCGGCGGGGACTGTCCGCCGGGATGGTCGCCGCCATCGCGATCGGTGCGGCCCTCGCGATCGCCGCCGCGGTCGCCGTGACCCTGCTCGTGGTGGGGGGCTGA
- a CDS encoding thioredoxin domain-containing protein, giving the protein MSSRLAASASPYVRAHAGQPVAWFAWGDEAFEEARRRDVPVLVSIGYSTCHWCHVMSEESFADPQTAALLNRELVAIKVDREEHPEVDAVMLAAASAFTPHLGWPLSVFTTPEGRPFYAGTYWPAQARGGMPAFRDVIRAVAEAWTERREAVTETSQALHDALQAARDAGDAGLPTIDDLTRIADVVAAAEDPVHGGFAAADAAPGTPKFPTVPVLRFLQSPLFTDLRPDAGALAARTLDAMARSPLRDHVDGGFFRYATRRDWTQPHYERMLSDNAGLIEVAVDAERPDVAAGIAGFLLDTLQTPAGGFAAAQDSESIIAGERREGAFYLAGASERADLPAPAVDGKVITAWNGLAIAALADAGTRFALPGLLDAARRAVDALEESNLDEAGRLRRASLDEIPSSAPATLEDYGAYAEGLLALGTATGELAYVREARRLVDLCRTGEGLQVPGGRDPVLGRLDAPIADEADIDRPSGTSALASAALTLWELGGGEEYRAIAEDVVRSRMGRARTEPFAHGAVLRVAARLLQPPRQIVVIADRRDDPLAAAARGMGADTVVCLDEPTARRWADAGFGLLADRVLRDGRATAYDCRGFVCRLPVHEVSELLAGADGG; this is encoded by the coding sequence ATGTCGTCCCGGCTCGCCGCATCCGCCAGTCCTTACGTACGCGCGCACGCAGGTCAGCCGGTGGCCTGGTTCGCCTGGGGCGACGAGGCGTTCGAGGAGGCCCGTCGCCGCGACGTCCCCGTGCTCGTGTCGATCGGTTACTCGACGTGCCACTGGTGCCACGTGATGTCGGAGGAATCGTTCGCCGACCCGCAGACGGCGGCGCTGCTCAACCGTGAGCTGGTGGCGATCAAGGTCGACCGGGAGGAGCATCCCGAAGTGGATGCCGTCATGCTGGCGGCCGCCTCCGCGTTCACCCCCCACCTCGGCTGGCCGCTGTCGGTGTTCACGACGCCCGAGGGTCGGCCGTTCTACGCCGGGACCTACTGGCCCGCGCAGGCGCGCGGGGGGATGCCGGCCTTCCGCGACGTGATCCGTGCCGTGGCCGAGGCGTGGACCGAGCGCCGCGAGGCGGTGACGGAGACCTCCCAGGCCCTGCACGACGCGCTGCAGGCGGCGCGCGATGCCGGGGATGCGGGCCTGCCGACCATCGACGATCTGACCCGGATCGCCGATGTGGTCGCCGCCGCGGAGGATCCCGTCCACGGCGGCTTCGCCGCAGCGGACGCCGCGCCCGGCACGCCGAAGTTCCCCACGGTGCCGGTGCTGCGGTTCCTGCAGTCGCCGCTGTTCACGGACCTGCGACCGGACGCGGGCGCCCTGGCGGCGCGCACCCTGGACGCGATGGCCCGGTCGCCATTGCGCGACCACGTCGACGGCGGGTTCTTCCGGTACGCGACCCGACGCGACTGGACGCAGCCGCACTACGAGCGGATGCTCTCCGACAACGCCGGACTGATCGAGGTGGCGGTCGACGCGGAGCGCCCGGACGTCGCCGCCGGGATCGCGGGCTTCCTCCTCGACACCCTGCAGACGCCCGCGGGCGGATTCGCGGCCGCGCAGGACTCCGAATCGATCATCGCCGGGGAGCGGAGGGAAGGGGCGTTCTACCTCGCGGGAGCGTCGGAGCGCGCGGACCTTCCCGCCCCCGCCGTGGACGGGAAGGTGATCACGGCGTGGAACGGACTGGCCATCGCGGCGCTCGCGGATGCCGGGACCCGCTTCGCGCTGCCGGGACTGCTGGACGCCGCCCGCCGGGCGGTCGACGCCCTGGAAGAGAGCAATCTGGACGAGGCGGGACGATTGCGGCGCGCCTCGCTGGACGAGATCCCCTCGTCGGCGCCGGCGACGCTGGAGGACTACGGGGCGTATGCGGAGGGCCTCCTGGCGCTCGGCACGGCGACCGGCGAGCTCGCCTACGTGCGGGAGGCGCGGCGCCTCGTCGATCTCTGCCGCACGGGCGAGGGGCTGCAGGTGCCGGGCGGCCGGGACCCGGTGCTGGGGCGGCTGGACGCCCCCATCGCGGACGAGGCGGACATCGACCGCCCGTCCGGCACGTCGGCGCTGGCCTCGGCGGCCCTGACCCTGTGGGAACTCGGCGGCGGGGAGGAGTACCGTGCAATCGCCGAGGACGTCGTGCGGTCGCGGATGGGCCGCGCCCGAACCGAGCCGTTCGCGCACGGCGCGGTGCTGCGCGTCGCCGCCCGTCTGCTGCAGCCGCCACGGCAGATCGTCGTCATCGCGGACCGGAGGGACGATCCGCTGGCGGCGGCCGCGCGGGGGATGGGAGCGGACACGGTCGTCTGCCTGGACGAGCCGACCGCCCGGCGGTGGGCGGACGCGGGCTTCGGGCTGCTGGCCGACCGCGTGCTCCGGGACGGCCGGGCGACCGCGTACGACTGCCGCGGCTTCGTCTGCCGGCTGCCCGTGCACGAGGTGTCCGAGTTGCTCGCCGGTGCCGACGGCGGATAG
- a CDS encoding three-helix bundle dimerization domain-containing protein: MTPISFPSGEDRADTHVVDGWELTSYVAVVHRLSQRFPHLRTVDIEAVVMREHEAFTGGRPIAVPVDVEAGAEEILSAEPGATD; the protein is encoded by the coding sequence GTGACCCCCATCTCGTTCCCCTCCGGGGAGGACCGCGCCGACACGCACGTCGTCGACGGCTGGGAGCTCACCTCCTACGTGGCGGTGGTGCACCGGCTCTCCCAGCGGTTCCCGCATCTGCGGACGGTCGACATCGAGGCGGTCGTCATGCGCGAGCACGAGGCGTTCACGGGCGGGCGACCGATCGCCGTGCCGGTGGATGTCGAGGCCGGCGCGGAGGAGATCCTCTCGGCCGAACCCGGCGCGACGGACTGA
- a CDS encoding AAA family ATPase has product MTVTPEQTTWFQETFDLLVENVEQVVLGKRHVIELAFAALVSRGHLLLEDFPGTGKTSLARAMGETMQGSSSRIQFTPDLLPGDVTGITVYDQKRGEFEFHSGPIFANIVLADEINRASPKTQSALLEVMEEGQVTVDGISRRVPTPFLVVATQNPVEQAGTYRLPEAQLDRFLMKTSLGYPDHAATVRILEGSANGRREVEAVITPEAVETMSAIAQDVYLNPLVLDYIARVVEATRQAAQVRLGVSVRGALALTRAAKTWAVAHGRGYVTPDDVKALAEPVLAHRLILDAEAEFDGVTPGAVIGQVLLDVSPPTQRESA; this is encoded by the coding sequence ATGACCGTGACCCCGGAACAGACCACCTGGTTCCAGGAGACCTTCGATCTGCTCGTGGAGAACGTGGAGCAGGTCGTCCTGGGCAAGCGACACGTGATCGAGCTCGCCTTCGCGGCCCTGGTCTCCCGCGGTCACCTCCTCCTGGAGGACTTCCCGGGGACAGGCAAGACCTCCCTCGCGCGCGCCATGGGCGAGACCATGCAGGGGTCGAGCTCGCGCATCCAGTTCACTCCGGACCTGCTCCCAGGCGACGTCACCGGCATCACCGTCTACGACCAGAAGCGCGGGGAGTTCGAGTTCCACTCCGGACCGATCTTCGCGAACATCGTGCTCGCGGACGAGATCAACCGTGCCAGCCCGAAGACGCAGTCCGCACTGCTGGAGGTGATGGAGGAGGGTCAGGTCACGGTCGACGGGATCTCCCGCCGCGTGCCCACCCCCTTCCTGGTCGTGGCGACGCAGAACCCGGTGGAGCAGGCCGGCACCTACCGCCTGCCCGAGGCCCAGCTCGACCGCTTCCTCATGAAGACCTCACTCGGGTACCCCGACCACGCGGCCACGGTGCGCATCCTCGAAGGCAGCGCCAACGGGCGCCGCGAGGTCGAGGCCGTGATCACGCCCGAGGCCGTGGAGACGATGTCCGCGATCGCGCAGGACGTCTACCTCAACCCGCTCGTCCTGGACTACATCGCCCGCGTGGTCGAGGCGACCCGTCAGGCGGCGCAGGTGCGGCTCGGCGTGAGCGTCCGCGGCGCGCTCGCCCTCACCCGGGCGGCCAAGACGTGGGCCGTCGCGCACGGACGCGGCTACGTGACCCCGGACGACGTGAAGGCGCTGGCCGAGCCCGTGCTGGCGCACCGGTTGATCCTCGACGCGGAGGCGGAGTTCGACGGCGTCACGCCCGGTGCGGTGATCGGGCAGGTCCTGCTCGATGTCAGTCCCCCGACCCAGCGCGAGTCGGCGTGA